The Callospermophilus lateralis isolate mCalLat2 chromosome 3, mCalLat2.hap1, whole genome shotgun sequence genome has a segment encoding these proteins:
- the Tcfl5 gene encoding transcription factor-like 5 protein isoform X3, whose amino-acid sequence MSGPGPREPPPEAGAAGGEAGPEGAGGGDAALGESGLSFTTTDLSLVEMTEVEYTQLQHILYSHMEAADGELEARLGSALLAGPGAGAGAAGALAPAPPVYPVLCPPLAADAPCLGHVDFQELRMMLLGEAGAAEKTPGGADGARARADGAAKEGAGAAGPEGAPEARAKPAVRVRLEDRFNSIPAEPPPAPRGPEPPEPGVALNNLVTLIRHPSELMNVPLHQQQNKCTTLVKNKTAAATTALQFTYPLFTSACSTGGNPSLSQTQSSSNSCSILEAAKHQDIGLPRAFSFCYQQEIESTKQTLGSRNKALPEQVWIKVGEEALCKQAINKRNRSRIRQLDTSVERRALGEIQNVGEGSTAAQGAWQSSESSQSNLGEQAQSGPQGGRSQRRERHNRMERDRRRRIRICCDELNLLVPFCNAETDKATTLQWTTAFLKYIQERHGDSLKKRTSPRGLKWSSLSAISR is encoded by the exons ATGTCGGGCCCCGGGCCGCGGGAGCCGCCGCCTGAGGCGGGCGCGGCGGGCGGCGAGGCGGGCCCCGAGGGCGCGGGCGGCGGGGACGCGGCGCTGGGCGAGTCGGGGCTGAGCTTCACGACCACGGACCTGAGCCTGGTGGAGATGACGGAGGTGGAGTACACGCAGCTGCAGCACATCCTCTACTCGCACATGGAGGCGGCCGACGGCGAGCTCGAGGCGCGCCTCGGCTCGGCGCTGCTGGCCGGCCCGGGCGCGGGCGCGGGCGCGGCGGGCGCGCTGGCCCCGGCGCCGCCCGTGTACCCGGTGCTCTGCCCGCCGCTGGCGGCCGACGCTCCCTGCTTGGGCCACGTCGACTTCCAGGAGCTGCGCATGATGCTGCTGGGCGAGGCGGGCGCGGCCGAGAAGACGCCGGGCGGCGCGGACGGGGCGCGGGCGCGGGCCGACGGCGCGGCCAAGGAGGGCGCGGGCGCCGCGGGGCCTGAGGGCGCGCCCGAGGCCCGGGCCAAGCCTGCCGTGCGCGTCCGCCTGGAGGACCGCTTCAACAGCATCCCGGCTGAGCCACCGCCGGCGCCGCGCGGCCCCGAGCCCCCCGAGCCCGGCGTGGCGCTCAACAA TTTGGTAACTCTTATTCGACATCCATCTGAATTAATGAATGTTCCTCTTCATCAGCAACAAAACAAATGTACAACATTAGTGAAAAATAAAACCGCTGCAGCAACTACTGCTTTGCAGTTCACCTATCCACTGTTCACAAGTGCCTGCTCCACTGGTGGAAATCCCAGCCTTTCACAGACGCAG AGTTCTAGCAACTCGTGTTCTATATTGGAAGCTGCCAAGCACCAGGACATTGGACTACCCCGAGCATTTTCCTTCTGTTACCAACAGGAGATTGAGTCCACAAAACAGACTTTAGGTAGCAGAAATAAAGCTTTGCCTGAGCAGGTTTGGATTAAAGTGGGAG AAGAAGCGCTATGTAAACAAGCAATAAATAAGAGGAATCGGAGTAGAATTCGTCAGTTGGACACAAGTGTAGAACGGCGGGCCCTTGGAGAGATTCAGAATGTGGGTGAAGGCTCCACCGCTGCACAGGGTGCCTGGCAGTCCTCGGAGTCCTCGCAGTCTAAcctgggggagcaggcccagagcgGGCCCCAGGGAGGAAGGTCTCAGCGTCGCGAGAGGCACAACCGGATGGAGCGAGACAGGAG GCGCAGAATCCGAATTTGCTGTGATGAGCTGAATCTTTTAGTTCCGTTCTGCAACGCGGAGACGGATAAGGCAACGACTCTTCAGTGGACCACGGCATTCCTGAAGTACATTCAGGAAAGACATGGGGACTCTCTTAAAAAG CGGACTTCTCCCAGAGGCCTCAAGTGGAGCAGTCTGAGTGCCATCAGCAGATGA
- the Tcfl5 gene encoding transcription factor-like 5 protein isoform X1 has protein sequence MSGPGPREPPPEAGAAGGEAGPEGAGGGDAALGESGLSFTTTDLSLVEMTEVEYTQLQHILYSHMEAADGELEARLGSALLAGPGAGAGAAGALAPAPPVYPVLCPPLAADAPCLGHVDFQELRMMLLGEAGAAEKTPGGADGARARADGAAKEGAGAAGPEGAPEARAKPAVRVRLEDRFNSIPAEPPPAPRGPEPPEPGVALNNLVTLIRHPSELMNVPLHQQQNKCTTLVKNKTAAATTALQFTYPLFTSACSTGGNPSLSQTQSSSNSCSILEAAKHQDIGLPRAFSFCYQQEIESTKQTLGSRNKALPEQVWIKVGEEALCKQAINKRNRSRIRQLDTSVERRALGEIQNVGEGSTAAQGAWQSSESSQSNLGEQAQSGPQGGRSQRRERHNRMERDRRRRIRICCDELNLLVPFCNAETDKATTLQWTTAFLKYIQERHGDSLKKEFESVFCGKTGRRLKLTRPDSLVACPAQGSLQSSPAMEIK, from the exons ATGTCGGGCCCCGGGCCGCGGGAGCCGCCGCCTGAGGCGGGCGCGGCGGGCGGCGAGGCGGGCCCCGAGGGCGCGGGCGGCGGGGACGCGGCGCTGGGCGAGTCGGGGCTGAGCTTCACGACCACGGACCTGAGCCTGGTGGAGATGACGGAGGTGGAGTACACGCAGCTGCAGCACATCCTCTACTCGCACATGGAGGCGGCCGACGGCGAGCTCGAGGCGCGCCTCGGCTCGGCGCTGCTGGCCGGCCCGGGCGCGGGCGCGGGCGCGGCGGGCGCGCTGGCCCCGGCGCCGCCCGTGTACCCGGTGCTCTGCCCGCCGCTGGCGGCCGACGCTCCCTGCTTGGGCCACGTCGACTTCCAGGAGCTGCGCATGATGCTGCTGGGCGAGGCGGGCGCGGCCGAGAAGACGCCGGGCGGCGCGGACGGGGCGCGGGCGCGGGCCGACGGCGCGGCCAAGGAGGGCGCGGGCGCCGCGGGGCCTGAGGGCGCGCCCGAGGCCCGGGCCAAGCCTGCCGTGCGCGTCCGCCTGGAGGACCGCTTCAACAGCATCCCGGCTGAGCCACCGCCGGCGCCGCGCGGCCCCGAGCCCCCCGAGCCCGGCGTGGCGCTCAACAA TTTGGTAACTCTTATTCGACATCCATCTGAATTAATGAATGTTCCTCTTCATCAGCAACAAAACAAATGTACAACATTAGTGAAAAATAAAACCGCTGCAGCAACTACTGCTTTGCAGTTCACCTATCCACTGTTCACAAGTGCCTGCTCCACTGGTGGAAATCCCAGCCTTTCACAGACGCAG AGTTCTAGCAACTCGTGTTCTATATTGGAAGCTGCCAAGCACCAGGACATTGGACTACCCCGAGCATTTTCCTTCTGTTACCAACAGGAGATTGAGTCCACAAAACAGACTTTAGGTAGCAGAAATAAAGCTTTGCCTGAGCAGGTTTGGATTAAAGTGGGAG AAGAAGCGCTATGTAAACAAGCAATAAATAAGAGGAATCGGAGTAGAATTCGTCAGTTGGACACAAGTGTAGAACGGCGGGCCCTTGGAGAGATTCAGAATGTGGGTGAAGGCTCCACCGCTGCACAGGGTGCCTGGCAGTCCTCGGAGTCCTCGCAGTCTAAcctgggggagcaggcccagagcgGGCCCCAGGGAGGAAGGTCTCAGCGTCGCGAGAGGCACAACCGGATGGAGCGAGACAGGAG GCGCAGAATCCGAATTTGCTGTGATGAGCTGAATCTTTTAGTTCCGTTCTGCAACGCGGAGACGGATAAGGCAACGACTCTTCAGTGGACCACGGCATTCCTGAAGTACATTCAGGAAAGACATGGGGACTCTCTTAAAAAG GAATTTGAGAGTGTGTTTTGCGGTAAAACTGGCAGAAGGCTAAAGCTGACCAGACCGGACTCCTTGGTGGCCTGTCCTGCACAGGGCAGTCTGCAGAGCAGCCCTGCGATGGAGATCAAGTGA
- the Tcfl5 gene encoding transcription factor-like 5 protein isoform X2: protein MSGPGPREPPPEAGAAGGEAGPEGAGGGDAALGESGLSFTTTDLSLVEMTEVEYTQLQHILYSHMEAADGELEARLGSALLAGPGAGAGAAGALAPAPPVYPVLCPPLAADAPCLGHVDFQELRMMLLGEAGAAEKTPGGADGARARADGAAKEGAGAAGPEGAPEARAKPAVRVRLEDRFNSIPAEPPPAPRGPEPPEPGVALNNLVTLIRHPSELMNVPLHQQQNKCTTLVKNKTAAATTALQFTYPLFTSACSTGGNPSLSQTQSSSNSCSILEAAKHQDIGLPRAFSFCYQQEIESTKQTLGSRNKALPEQVWIKVGEALCKQAINKRNRSRIRQLDTSVERRALGEIQNVGEGSTAAQGAWQSSESSQSNLGEQAQSGPQGGRSQRRERHNRMERDRRRRIRICCDELNLLVPFCNAETDKATTLQWTTAFLKYIQERHGDSLKKEFESVFCGKTGRRLKLTRPDSLVACPAQGSLQSSPAMEIK, encoded by the exons ATGTCGGGCCCCGGGCCGCGGGAGCCGCCGCCTGAGGCGGGCGCGGCGGGCGGCGAGGCGGGCCCCGAGGGCGCGGGCGGCGGGGACGCGGCGCTGGGCGAGTCGGGGCTGAGCTTCACGACCACGGACCTGAGCCTGGTGGAGATGACGGAGGTGGAGTACACGCAGCTGCAGCACATCCTCTACTCGCACATGGAGGCGGCCGACGGCGAGCTCGAGGCGCGCCTCGGCTCGGCGCTGCTGGCCGGCCCGGGCGCGGGCGCGGGCGCGGCGGGCGCGCTGGCCCCGGCGCCGCCCGTGTACCCGGTGCTCTGCCCGCCGCTGGCGGCCGACGCTCCCTGCTTGGGCCACGTCGACTTCCAGGAGCTGCGCATGATGCTGCTGGGCGAGGCGGGCGCGGCCGAGAAGACGCCGGGCGGCGCGGACGGGGCGCGGGCGCGGGCCGACGGCGCGGCCAAGGAGGGCGCGGGCGCCGCGGGGCCTGAGGGCGCGCCCGAGGCCCGGGCCAAGCCTGCCGTGCGCGTCCGCCTGGAGGACCGCTTCAACAGCATCCCGGCTGAGCCACCGCCGGCGCCGCGCGGCCCCGAGCCCCCCGAGCCCGGCGTGGCGCTCAACAA TTTGGTAACTCTTATTCGACATCCATCTGAATTAATGAATGTTCCTCTTCATCAGCAACAAAACAAATGTACAACATTAGTGAAAAATAAAACCGCTGCAGCAACTACTGCTTTGCAGTTCACCTATCCACTGTTCACAAGTGCCTGCTCCACTGGTGGAAATCCCAGCCTTTCACAGACGCAG AGTTCTAGCAACTCGTGTTCTATATTGGAAGCTGCCAAGCACCAGGACATTGGACTACCCCGAGCATTTTCCTTCTGTTACCAACAGGAGATTGAGTCCACAAAACAGACTTTAGGTAGCAGAAATAAAGCTTTGCCTGAGCAGGTTTGGATTAAAGTGGGAG AAGCGCTATGTAAACAAGCAATAAATAAGAGGAATCGGAGTAGAATTCGTCAGTTGGACACAAGTGTAGAACGGCGGGCCCTTGGAGAGATTCAGAATGTGGGTGAAGGCTCCACCGCTGCACAGGGTGCCTGGCAGTCCTCGGAGTCCTCGCAGTCTAAcctgggggagcaggcccagagcgGGCCCCAGGGAGGAAGGTCTCAGCGTCGCGAGAGGCACAACCGGATGGAGCGAGACAGGAG GCGCAGAATCCGAATTTGCTGTGATGAGCTGAATCTTTTAGTTCCGTTCTGCAACGCGGAGACGGATAAGGCAACGACTCTTCAGTGGACCACGGCATTCCTGAAGTACATTCAGGAAAGACATGGGGACTCTCTTAAAAAG GAATTTGAGAGTGTGTTTTGCGGTAAAACTGGCAGAAGGCTAAAGCTGACCAGACCGGACTCCTTGGTGGCCTGTCCTGCACAGGGCAGTCTGCAGAGCAGCCCTGCGATGGAGATCAAGTGA